A DNA window from candidate division KSB1 bacterium contains the following coding sequences:
- a CDS encoding alcohol dehydrogenase family protein — protein MRALTFHGREDIRCESLPDPALQAPTDVIVKVHLAGLCGSDLHIYHGREKGLDPGTVMGHEFVGEIAEVGREVEKFKRGDRVLAPFTTNCGKCFYCHRGLTARCPHGQLFGWVQNGAGLQGGQAEFVRVPLADATLLKMPAEALPEEALLLGDAFSTGYFCAEMAQLDPRATCAVIGCGPVGLMAILAARHLGAERIYAIDAIPERLALAQDFGAIPVNFHQENPVDIVRAVTEGRGADAVLEIVGNESALRLAMALVRPGGIIAAAGVHHEAQFAFTPAEAYDKNLTYRTGRCSARYYAGRLLSLLQQRKHELARLISHRLPLAQGAQAYQIFAEKQDGCIKVILQP, from the coding sequence ATGCGCGCCCTCACTTTTCACGGCAGAGAAGACATCCGTTGCGAATCGCTTCCCGATCCCGCACTGCAGGCACCCACCGATGTCATCGTCAAAGTGCATCTCGCCGGCCTCTGCGGCTCGGACCTGCACATCTATCACGGACGCGAGAAGGGCCTGGACCCCGGCACGGTGATGGGGCATGAATTCGTCGGGGAAATAGCCGAGGTCGGACGAGAGGTGGAAAAATTCAAGCGCGGCGATCGCGTGTTGGCGCCCTTTACGACGAACTGCGGGAAGTGCTTTTACTGCCATCGCGGTTTGACGGCGCGCTGCCCGCACGGACAGCTCTTTGGGTGGGTGCAGAACGGTGCGGGATTGCAGGGCGGCCAGGCGGAGTTCGTGCGGGTGCCGCTTGCCGATGCGACTTTGCTGAAAATGCCGGCGGAAGCCCTGCCCGAAGAAGCCTTGTTGCTGGGCGACGCCTTTTCAACCGGATACTTTTGCGCGGAGATGGCGCAGCTCGATCCCCGGGCAACCTGTGCGGTGATCGGCTGCGGACCGGTGGGCTTGATGGCGATCCTCGCCGCGCGCCACCTGGGCGCAGAACGCATCTATGCGATTGACGCCATTCCCGAGCGGCTGGCGCTGGCGCAAGACTTCGGTGCCATCCCGGTGAATTTCCATCAGGAAAATCCCGTGGACATTGTGCGCGCGGTGACCGAGGGCCGCGGCGCCGATGCCGTCCTGGAAATTGTCGGGAATGAATCCGCGCTGCGCCTGGCCATGGCCCTGGTGCGGCCGGGAGGCATCATTGCGGCCGCCGGCGTGCACCACGAAGCACAATTCGCGTTCACACCCGCGGAAGCCTACGACAAAAACCTGACCTACCGCACCGGCCGCTGTTCCGCGCGCTATTATGCCGGCCGCCTGCTGTCCCTCCTGCAACAAAGAAAGCATGAACTGGCCCGCCTCATCTCCCATCGCCTGCCGCTCGCACAGGGCGCGCAGGCTTACCAGATCTTCGCGGAAAAACAGGACGGCTGCATCAAAGTCAT